One Nicotiana tomentosiformis chromosome 1, ASM39032v3, whole genome shotgun sequence genomic window, ggggccttacagttctggtttgtcatagagatgcatcaattgtatttgatccaggctccacttattcctatgtatcatcttacttttctccatatttgggtatatcccgtgattctttgagttctcttgtctatgtgtccacgcccgtgggagattctattgttgttgaccatgcgtatcagtcgtgtttagttgttcttggagGTTTTGAGACCGGAGttaatctattgttgctcagtatggtaggttttgatgttattttgggcatggactagttgtctctttatcatgctatacttgattgtcatgccaagacggtgacgttggctatgccagggttgccgtggttggagtggaagggtgcTTTAGGTTacgttcctagcagggttatctcatACAAGGTGGGTCCTCCCCTggactctttattgtgaaaacactgttattgtttggtttctctagcaagttgtgatattgggcactttaGGTGCGAATTGTGATGCGTTgcgatattgatacgcatgtggtggtataaggttttggggttgaaacgcatgcggtgagataaggtgggcttgatacgcgtggctagtaggggaactactagaagtcttgtggtgtgataaggtgggctaaaatgcgggatgctatttcggaaaaataattttcaaaactaaatgtaaaggctcccgcagtgatataaggaaagattgtgagttattcttgtaatttgggactacgaggcggtacatcggTAGTGAcccttgttgatctttctctatttgttgtatttgtctttggttgttttgtttccttaacatgtcaaatccttgttttcttccgtgatgtattatttgcctTGATTATGTGTAGTTAACTTTTGGTATACTtcttacttgtttcatttccGTAGTCATcaatattatattgttaaatctttcgtcttgtttcttattattttcagtagggccttgacctgacctcgtcactaccctaccgaggttaggcttggcacttactgggtaacgttatggtgtactcatgctatgcttttgcacatttttttgtgcaaattcaggtacCTTCTATCAGTCCCGGCACCAATGAGCTGAGTTcgcatttggagacttcaaggtacacctgcccgcgtccgcaggcctcggaatCACCTTCTATCCATTtctatattttttcttctttactaGATACAATTGTATAGAAATGACTTTGATATTGGCATAGAGCTCATGACTTGTATTTTACCAGATTTTGGGTGAAATTGTATGTGTTGAGCAGCCCAGCTTATTTTATATAGTTGTGGAGCATTTagagtttatttgatttttcagTTATTTTCTGCATgattgttaagcttacctagtcttagagattaggtgccgtcacgacatcctacggaggggaattgggatcgtgacaaagtgccatcacgatccttaaagagggattttaggtcgtgacaatactATCATGGGGTATTATTGGGATAATGATACTAATCCTAAGATAGAATTTGGGATTATATTTATTCTATATTTGATTATGAATATTAGCTAATACTAGTAATGATGGAATTAATTATCCCATAAAGAAGGTGAGATATGAGATATCCTTGTCTGCCCTGCAGTTGAACCAAATGACCCCTTACAACATTATATGTTCTAGCCTGCTTTGTCCAGTATGACTGTTTGGTTGCAGAAATGGGAAGTGTGCTTTTTAATTTCTATAATAtcatacaaaaatatataattcaGGGCTTTATTGTTTTTGGTGATCAGCAAACGATGTTGTTTGTTGTAATGTTTCTATTTGGTAATTACTACAGTAAAAtcttataattaaaaaatatttgttCTTTTCGCCAAATGCTTCAAATCTCCATTTTTTTTGTTTGTAAAAGGTGTTTTAGCATTCCAAaatcttggccatacatattaaAATTGTAATTATCACTTGTGAGTTTGTTTTAGCTTGGATATATAATGTTTTAAAATTCTTACATCAGCACCATAGTTTAACTTAGTAGAATAGTTTACTTTCATTTATTTTAAGTTAGTAATAAATGTTATTAAAGAGTGTTACGTGTAAACTGACATTCCTATATATGTACTCCAATTAATATACGTCTAAGAATAGTAATATACGATATGATTGCCCGGATACTCTAAACTTAAATAAAAAGGGCAAAAAAGAAGGAAATCTCCACATGGTTTCCAAGAGAAGGCAGGACTGTGAGAGTGGAATTTGGTTGAAATTCAACCGCCTCATTCTCAACCCATTTCCCCTATAAATAAACTTAGTGATTCTAAAGATTTGAGATATTTTCTCTTACTTATCGCATTGTATAATCTGTTGACAACGCAAGCGATTTATCAACACGAGGCGATTGTAATTCAGCTCGCTCCCGTGATCGATCCTTTTCTCTGGTAAGGGCCGAGGAGACTATGATTTAGCTTAGGTCTTGTTATCGTTTCTAGGGTTTACGATCGTGCTAAATTTCTTGAACATTGAATTGAATTGcctgaaaaaatatatattaaattggaATTACGCGATATGTGTCGATTTCCTTATTTACACGTCATTTACTACGTGCGGGCTTATGATTTAGGAGTTTTATTAATGCAAACTGAAACTGAAAGAAATATTTCTGTTTGAGAATGCTAGACTGCTGAAAACTTTTGCAAAAAAGTATTAAAAAAAGTGCCTGTGGTTCTAGGTCATTTTGTATATCCCAACCTGTATAAAGCTAATTACAAAAGTGTACATTGATGATGTTTTTCTTAAGGCTAATAGGTAGTCGGGAGTCTCTCTTTAATGTCTGTAGTATCAGTATTATTACCGTACTTTCTTATACTTAGATTTCTAGTACTACTGGTTATTTCTTTTGCTTCAGTTACCTTAATTTCTTTTCCATTAGTCCATTACTTTATTTCTCTTTGACAATGTTGTGACTATGCTTTTACTGAAGCCGAGCGattatcggaaacaacctctctaccttcacaaggtagggtaaGGTTTGCGTGCACATTACGCTCCCCCGACTCCACTTGGGATTAcaatgggtttgttgttgttgattattaatTGGGAAGCTGTCGCCTGCAGTGTCGTAGTCGTAGTCAGGAATTTCTCAACGAGAGCACCACCACAATTTTTTTGGGATTGAGTtgtagtagtagttgttgttgtataaGAAGTAATATTTAACCACCTACATAAGCAGTGTAATGTTCAACCGACCACCCTTCTGTCCACATAGCTATGCGCCTACGCTATCGATGATATttgaattggtgttgttttgtgtaattgattatgatttggtgtgagattggatgtttccttACTAATGCTTGTTATATGGTGTTGTGTTGTGATTATGTGTGGTTTTCAATGGCTCATATTCAGGTGGCAACAAAACACGTGCTTCTAAGATGGCAATGAGCCAGATGAAGATTATTGAATTGGAGGAAGGATGGGAGTTTATGCAGAAGGGAGTCacaaagttgaagaaaattttagAAGGACAGCAAGATTCTTTCAACTCTGAAGAGTACATGATGCTCTACACAACTATATATAACATGTGTACGCAGAAGCCCCCGCATGATTACTCACAACAGCTGTATGAGAAGTACAAGGAAGCTTTTGAAGAATACATCAATTCTACTGTAAGAAGCTTTAACCTTGTCTTTCATGATAATTGGGTATTGAAAAGTTATTAGCTGATGGTTACCTTTGTGATGGGGCAAACATATTTACTTTTCATGCAATTAGCAGGCTTTTTGGCGGAGTTGTACTTTTAATTAGGCAATAATGGATAGAACTTGAGTTTGGTCTGGACAATTTTGGTGTTCTTGTATTGGTATAACTGACACATATTGATAAGCCTCAATAGGTGGGTGTATGTTCATCTGGGGTGGCTGTTTTGAGAACATTAAGTTGATTAGACCCTGAAATCCTAGTTAACATTGCTTCATTTTAATTTGAAAATAGTGCACGTGTATTCTAGTTGCTTTGCTATTGCTATTCGATTTTGAAATTAGTATTTTGTATTCTTTATTAGGTTCTGCCTGCTTTAAGAGAGAGGCATGATGAGTTTATGTTGAGGGAGTTTGTGAAAAGATGGGCGAATCATAAACTTATGGTCAGGTGGCTCTCACGGTTCTTCTATTATCTTGACCGGTATTTTATTGCCCGAAGGTCGCTACCTGCACTTAACGAAGTTGGTCTGACGTGCTTCCGCGATCTGGTATGTTTCTCGCATCTCCTATTTAATTATTGGCAACATTATTGTTCTTGTTCTTTTGGGGGATGAGCTTTCTCCATATCTTTGTTGTGTGGGCAACTTATTTCTGTTTTTTGTTGACAATAGGTTTATCAGGAGTTGAACAGTAAAGCTAGAGATGCAGTTATTGTGTTGGCAAGTATCATatccttttattttgtttttggtttcttcCCCCTTCCATTTGACCCCATGTCTTACGATATTATTTGCTAGTTTTGAGGGTCTGACTAAGAGTCCTATTGAATTAGATTGATCAAGAACGTGAGGGTGAGCAGATTGACAGGGCCTTACTGAAGAACGTGCTTGATATATTTGTTGGAATTGGAATGGGGCAAATGGAGTATTACGAAAATGACTTTGAAGATGCAATGCTTAAAGATACCGCAGCTTATTATTCTCGGAAAGCTTCAAGTTGGATCGTGGAAGATTCTTGTCCAGATTATATGTTGAAGGTATAATTCATTTTTACAAATTTCTTGAGTTTATAAATGGTTTGGTTATTGTTTTAAGTTGCCAGAGTAAATTGTGAAAGTGCTTTGCTAACACAGGCGGAGGAGTGCTTGAAGAAAGAGAAGGATAGAGTGTCTCATTATCTCCATGTTAGTAGTGAGACAAAACTTTTGGAGGTCAGCCTTTGAATTTACTTAAATACTTGCACTTCTTATTTATGTCATTGCTTTAAAGTATCTGCCTCATATATACTTGACTTAGAATGCTGAAAATTCAGACTTACTTAGAATGCTGAAAATTCagacttagagcccgtttggacataataaatttttcactttttttcgaattcagcgtttggtcataaattttccaattttcacttgaagatgcattttggaatttttcgaaaatttaaaaaactccaaaaagctgtttttcaaaattttcactcagatcactcacaaaacttcaaaaacaacccaaaattatattcatgtccaaacacaactctaattttcaaataccattttcacttttttttggaattttacaattcttatgtccaaacgcccacttagaaTGCTGCTGAAAATTCAGATTTTCTACATGTTGAAAATCTTCCTTTTGTTGGAATTTTTTTCAATGCTGAGACCAAACTTATGCTGCAGAAAGTGCAAAATGAATTATTGGTTGTATATACCAATCAGTTACTTGAGAAGGAGCATTCTGGATGCCGAGCTTTGCTTAGAGATGATAAGGTATTGCTTCCTTGTTTTTCTTTTCACTATTAGTTTTCTGGTAGTTTCAATGtattttacatgttatttgaTGCTTCTCTCTTTTGCCCTTACTTCTCCACTACCTTTTTTACTCTTAGGTAGAGGATTTATCTCGAATGTATAGGCTATTCCACAGAATTCCTAAGGGATTGGAGCCTGTTGCAAATATGTTTAAACAGGTATTTTTTCTATGCCAATTAACGACTGACAAAAGGAGGTATTTATTTAGTTTTGTAATTTTGCCTAAGCATCTGCTAACAGTACATATTTTACAGCATGTCACTTCTGAAGGCATGGTCTTGGTGCAACAGGCTGAAGATACGGCAAGTAACAAGGTGAATTGTGCATGTTCCTGTTTCATATTTTTATGAGTTTACACCTAAGAATGATGATTATCTGTAAATTGTAAGAGTCTAAAGTCCTTTTCAACTGTTAATAGGGGAAATACAGTTTGGGGGGATTGCATGAAACACCATTTAGAGAACAAAATTTTTTGAGTGGAGTTGAAAGCATTTGTAAAAATAAAGTACATATATATGAAGTTTCTCTGCAGCCTTGCTGTCCTACGGTTTCAAGAATTTTTTTGTTCCTGATAATAATTTATTAGCGTTTCCATTTGAGGTGCTGATGTGTGTTCTTGCACAGGCTGAAAGTTCGGGCTCAGGGGAGCAGGTAGAACCATATTCTCAGATTTTGATTTCACTTTTATGTATTGGTAAGTATCCACTTAATCGTGGACTCATCCCTTTTCTCAGGTCTTCGTTAGGAAGTTGATTGAGCTCCACGACAAGTATATGGCTTATGTTACAGAGTGTTTTACTAATAACTCTCTCTTTCATAAGGTATGTTCAGCTGGTAACAGTTGTCTGCGGATCTCTTTTACTTTGAATTATTTGTCAAAGTTTCTGGTGTCTAAAGTTTGACATATACAGGCTCTGAAGGAGGCATTTGAGGTCTTCTGTAACAAGATTGTGTCAGGTTGTTCAAGTGCAGAGCTCCTTGCTTCTTATTGTGATAATATTCTTAAAAAAGGCGGGAGTGAAAAGCTCAGTGATGACGCTATTGAGGAGACATTGGATAAGGTATAGCGTGAACTGTAAATCACTCTTCAGTTCCTGGAAAGTCCATCTTTCTGCAAATGATACCATAATAAATAATGGTTTCAATTTTTGTAGGTGGTCAAGCTTCTCGCGTACATCAGTGACAAAGACCTTTATGCGGAGTTCTACAGGTGGGGTAGACAGTCCAATTTCTTGATATAATAACCTTAGTTAGGTTGAATTTTCATTTACCTTTTGGAATGTCCATTGTCTTGGTGCAACAGGAAGAAGCTTTCTCGTCGATTGCTCTTTGATAAAAGTGCCAATGATGACCATGAAAGGCTTATCTTAACAAAGCTGAAGCAGCAGTGTGGTGGACAGTTTACATCTAAGATGGAGGGAATGGTGAGGAACACAATATCCTTTCATAGTTTATCCTTTCCCCATTCAAATATCTTATTAAAGCTTGTGGTTGGGAACTTTTGAACAGGTAACAGACTTGACATTGGCTAGGGAAAATCAGAACCACTTTCAGGAATATCTCAGCAACAACCCTGCAGCAAGTCCTGGAATCGATTTAACTGTCACAGTTCTTACAACTGGATTCTGGCCTAGTTATAAATCTTCTGATTTGAGTCTCCCAGTGGAAATGGTGAGAGCTGCTTTTCTTGCTAATTTGAAAATTCACGCTGATTTGAGGTTTTCTTCTGAATTAATGAATGGCGTACCTTTGTTTTGCCATTTGCCTCAGGTAAAAAGTGTGGAAGTCTTCAAGGAATTCTATCAGACGAAAACAAAACACAGGAAATTGACATGGATTTATTCATTGGGTACATGTAACATAAACGGGAAGTTTGCGCCTAAAACCATCGAACTGATTGTGGGAACTTATCAGGTGACTACCCTTTCTAATGATTCCATTGCAATATCCCTGTTGGTTACAATACAGTTTTTTGGATTTATGATTGCCTCTTTTTCAGGCTGCTGCTCTGTTACTGTTTAATGCTTCAGATAGATTGAGTTACTCAGAAATCAAGAGTCAATTAAATTTGGCGGATGATGACTTGGTCAGATTGCTTCATTCCCTTTCATGTGCCAAGTATAAAATTCTGACCAAGGAGCCTAGCAATAGAACTGTCTCACCATCTGATCATTTTGAGTTCAACTCCAAGTTCACTGACAGGATGAGAAGGATTAGGGTATAGATACTGTTTAGAACTTTGTACTTTTCAATGATGCTTCTTTCATAAACGCATTAATGGCATGAAATTTGTACCGTCCAGGTCCCATTGCCTCCTGCGGATGAAAGGAAAAAGGTGGTTGAGGATGTGGACAAAGATAGACGTTATGCAATTGATGCCTGTATCGTGCGCATTATGAAGAGTCGGAAGGTTCTTCCTCATCAACAGCTAGTGTTGGAGTGTGTTGAGCAGTTGAGCCGAATGTTTAAGGTATGCACCACTTCTTTCAACCATTTGAATTTTCTAGAATGAAACAAATCACTTTGCAAGGTCTATATGATTTGCATGCCCCAATAGTAACCATGGCGTTCAATTGATACTGGAGGGGACTAAATATGTCACTGCAGCAGACCCTTTGTTTTCCAGCTTGCCAATAAACAAATTGAAGGGTATCATCTTCTAGGAACGTAGCGACAGATAGGATCACACTATCACCTCATTACTTTAACAGCTTTTCTTTCAGGATCAGAGTCTTTGGGGATCATGGTGTTGAAAGTATTCTTAAGAATTTAAGATGGGTATCACCATTTAATTTCTCTTATATTTTGGTGTAGGTTCTCTTTTTTTTGGTATACAGCTTGTAAACGGGGTTCTCACAAACTGTTTATAAAATTATTTGCCTTATAGAAAAAAGAATTTAAATATGTGGGATAGTGTTGGTAAAATACTTTAAAGGGCTaccttaaattttttaaatatctGGAATACCGTTGGTAAATTAGTAGGAGGATCTCCCTTAGTTTTAGGTTTGTGATGCATGTCTTGTTTGACT contains:
- the LOC104115425 gene encoding cullin-1-like, translated to MAMSQMKIIELEEGWEFMQKGVTKLKKILEGQQDSFNSEEYMMLYTTIYNMCTQKPPHDYSQQLYEKYKEAFEEYINSTVLPALRERHDEFMLREFVKRWANHKLMVRWLSRFFYYLDRYFIARRSLPALNEVGLTCFRDLVYQELNSKARDAVIVLIDQEREGEQIDRALLKNVLDIFVGIGMGQMEYYENDFEDAMLKDTAAYYSRKASSWIVEDSCPDYMLKAEECLKKEKDRVSHYLHVSSETKLLEKVQNELLVVYTNQLLEKEHSGCRALLRDDKVEDLSRMYRLFHRIPKGLEPVANMFKQHVTSEGMVLVQQAEDTASNKAESSGSGEQVFVRKLIELHDKYMAYVTECFTNNSLFHKALKEAFEVFCNKIVSGCSSAELLASYCDNILKKGGSEKLSDDAIEETLDKVVKLLAYISDKDLYAEFYRKKLSRRLLFDKSANDDHERLILTKLKQQCGGQFTSKMEGMVTDLTLARENQNHFQEYLSNNPAASPGIDLTVTVLTTGFWPSYKSSDLSLPVEMVKSVEVFKEFYQTKTKHRKLTWIYSLGTCNINGKFAPKTIELIVGTYQAAALLLFNASDRLSYSEIKSQLNLADDDLVRLLHSLSCAKYKILTKEPSNRTVSPSDHFEFNSKFTDRMRRIRVPLPPADERKKVVEDVDKDRRYAIDACIVRIMKSRKVLPHQQLVLECVEQLSRMFKPDFKAIKKRIEDLITRDYLERDKENPNLFKYLA